The Cylindrospermopsis curvispora GIHE-G1 genome contains a region encoding:
- a CDS encoding macrolide family glycosyltransferase — protein sequence MSRVMFFNVSAPGHIIPTFGLVKELINRGEEVIYYEVPSFEGEILSFGAKFRPYPTLNPETAPPAENEMSLVPSLIWCAHQMLPELIESVSKEKPDYIIHDSLCLWGRLLGQILNIPAINSISTAAFTPQTFYECPWLRKKLPFFLKQAAEGMKYYRKYQKELRLTYGLPPIKFVDTFTNIEPLNLCYLPVELQPYHYKFNQFSQQFHFVGPCNLIRGIEFDFPLEKLQKDKVILISFGTAHDPGVRFYQNCIQAFGNIDAQVVMILSPTIDVSVLGDIPENFIIRPNGTVPQLKILERASLFIMHGAAGGTREAISYSVPMIAVPQTYEQEIISRRIEEQGAGIMMFLKDSTVENLRQTAQQLLTNNSFRVNLRRLGDACHAAGGVKRAVDEIWHYMTSKL from the coding sequence ATGAGTCGTGTAATGTTCTTCAATGTTTCAGCACCGGGCCATATCATCCCAACTTTTGGACTGGTTAAAGAATTAATTAACAGAGGCGAAGAGGTAATTTACTATGAAGTACCTAGCTTTGAAGGAGAAATATTATCCTTTGGTGCCAAGTTTCGCCCTTATCCAACCCTAAATCCTGAAACAGCGCCACCTGCAGAAAATGAAATGTCTTTAGTTCCCTCGTTAATCTGGTGTGCCCATCAGATGCTCCCAGAATTAATAGAGTCTGTGAGTAAAGAGAAACCAGATTATATTATTCATGATTCCCTATGTCTTTGGGGGAGATTATTGGGGCAAATTCTCAATATTCCCGCCATAAATTCTATCTCTACAGCTGCTTTTACCCCCCAAACATTTTATGAATGTCCGTGGTTGAGAAAAAAACTGCCCTTTTTTTTAAAACAAGCTGCAGAGGGTATGAAATATTATCGAAAATACCAAAAAGAATTGCGGTTAACCTATGGACTGCCACCAATTAAGTTTGTAGATACATTTACCAATATTGAACCGTTAAACTTATGTTACTTGCCAGTAGAACTGCAACCCTATCACTATAAGTTTAATCAGTTTAGTCAGCAATTTCATTTCGTTGGACCTTGTAACCTTATAAGGGGTATCGAATTTGATTTTCCTTTGGAAAAACTACAAAAGGACAAGGTAATTCTTATTTCTTTTGGCACTGCTCACGATCCAGGAGTGAGATTCTATCAGAACTGTATTCAGGCATTTGGTAATATTGATGCTCAAGTAGTAATGATATTAAGTCCTACCATAGATGTAAGTGTTTTGGGGGATATTCCCGAAAACTTTATCATCAGACCCAATGGCACGGTTCCTCAATTAAAAATTTTAGAACGTGCCAGTTTGTTTATTATGCACGGAGCAGCTGGTGGCACAAGAGAAGCTATTTCCTATTCAGTACCGATGATTGCAGTACCACAAACCTATGAGCAGGAAATTATTTCTCGTCGTATTGAGGAGCAGGGTGCAGGAATTATGATGTTTTTAAAAGACAGTACGGTAGAAAATCTACGACAAACTGCACAGCAACTTTTAACTAATAATTCTTTTAGAGTTAATCTTCGTCGATTGGGCGATGCCTGTCATGCTGCTGGTGGAGTTAAAAGGGCAGTGGATGAAATTTGGCATTACATGACAAGCAAGCTATAA